The following proteins are co-located in the Haliovirga abyssi genome:
- a CDS encoding substrate-binding periplasmic protein, whose translation MNKKIIFLKSFIIIFLFINVTIFSKTISLATINFEPYYGQKLKNGGAVAELIKKVFNEEGYNVKIKYVPWARAVGYLDMGVVDGIYAMWKTESRDKKYLLSEPFFPNEIVFVSMKKNSIKFDGDYKKLKKYRIGGVRGYSYLETMKKYKYNFDLTSTDILNVKKLLYGRVDLIIGDKLETQYIIKKYFKEFYGKEEYLKPIVTMENQYLAFSKKVKDAKLKLEAFNRGLKKLKENGEYEKIKEEILQLSKFINEKREEKIEVKK comes from the coding sequence ATGAATAAAAAAATTATTTTTTTAAAGTCATTTATTATAATATTTTTATTTATAAATGTAACTATATTTAGCAAAACAATTTCATTGGCTACAATAAATTTTGAGCCATATTATGGACAAAAGTTAAAAAATGGAGGAGCTGTTGCAGAGTTAATAAAAAAAGTATTTAATGAAGAAGGGTATAATGTGAAAATAAAATATGTTCCTTGGGCTAGAGCAGTAGGGTACTTAGATATGGGAGTAGTTGATGGAATATATGCAATGTGGAAAACTGAATCAAGAGATAAAAAATATTTATTGTCAGAACCATTTTTTCCCAATGAAATAGTTTTTGTTTCTATGAAAAAAAACAGTATTAAATTTGATGGAGATTATAAAAAATTAAAAAAATACAGAATTGGAGGAGTTAGGGGATATTCATATTTAGAAACTATGAAAAAGTATAAATATAACTTTGATTTAACTTCTACCGATATTCTTAATGTTAAAAAATTGTTATATGGAAGAGTGGATTTGATTATAGGCGATAAATTAGAAACACAATATATTATAAAAAAATATTTTAAAGAATTTTATGGAAAAGAAGAATATTTAAAACCTATTGTAACCATGGAAAATCAGTATTTAGCATTTTCTAAAAAGGTCAAAGATGCTAAATTAAAATTGGAAGCATTTAATAGGGGATTAAAAAAATTAAAAGAAAATGGAGAGTATGAAAAAATAAAAGAAGAGATATTACAATTATCAAAATTTATTAATGAAAAAAGAGAAGAGAAGATAGAGGTTAAGAAATAG
- a CDS encoding response regulator: MAKYGVLFVDDDENILSSIKTKLTSQEYEKYFANSVEKALEILTITSDIYVVVLDLNMPEVNGQKLLEYINKYYPDIEKIVLSGYSDSATIMSVLNSYHISAYIKKPWTYNTEFIPIIKSCVQRYIERKEIKNKIKKYNYEKKFFTSKEKVVNTKIEKLDELLKKIEKEKEDNKKLIGFIINYAQPYIEKSQELFKLDQEELIKKLDVEKEELNKEAKFVIKNLDKIKEYIQIKTKAQSKNKKVLIVDDSKENRQLLANIIQTYTKHKVIVAKSGYDIMKIIGKLDSEDIGIILLDIMMPGIDGYQIAEALKNNKKTKEIPIVFISAMTDIKDMAKAFEKGAYDYIKKPINKNEVLKKVEEHIRAGR, encoded by the coding sequence ATGGCTAAATATGGAGTTTTATTTGTAGATGATGATGAGAATATATTAAGTTCTATTAAAACAAAGCTCACTTCACAAGAATATGAAAAATATTTTGCGAATTCTGTAGAAAAAGCTCTTGAAATTTTAACTATTACAAGTGACATATATGTTGTGGTATTGGATTTGAATATGCCAGAAGTAAATGGGCAAAAACTTTTAGAATATATTAATAAATATTATCCAGATATAGAAAAAATTGTTTTATCTGGATATAGCGATTCCGCTACAATAATGTCTGTTTTAAATAGTTATCATATTTCTGCATATATAAAAAAACCTTGGACATATAATACCGAATTTATACCAATTATAAAGAGCTGTGTACAAAGATATATTGAAAGAAAAGAGATAAAAAATAAGATAAAAAAATATAATTATGAAAAAAAATTTTTTACATCAAAAGAAAAAGTAGTTAATACAAAAATTGAAAAATTAGATGAACTTTTAAAAAAAATAGAGAAGGAGAAAGAAGATAATAAAAAATTGATAGGTTTCATAATAAATTATGCACAACCTTATATAGAAAAATCTCAAGAACTTTTTAAGTTAGATCAAGAGGAATTAATAAAAAAGTTAGATGTAGAAAAAGAGGAATTAAACAAAGAAGCAAAGTTTGTAATAAAAAATTTAGATAAAATAAAAGAGTATATTCAAATTAAAACAAAAGCACAAAGCAAAAATAAAAAAGTACTTATTGTAGATGACTCTAAAGAAAACAGGCAACTATTAGCTAATATAATACAAACATATACAAAACATAAAGTAATTGTCGCAAAAAGTGGCTATGATATTATGAAAATTATAGGTAAATTAGATTCTGAAGATATAGGGATTATACTTTTGGATATAATGATGCCGGGAATAGATGGATATCAAATTGCAGAAGCTCTAAAAAATAATAAAAAAACTAAGGAGATACCTATAGTATTTATAAGTGCTATGACAGATATAAAAGATATGGCAAAAGCATTTGAAAAAGGTGCATATGACTATATAAAAAAGCCTATTAATAAAAATGAAGTGTTAAAAAAAGTAGAGGAACATATAAGAGCGGGTAGGTGA
- a CDS encoding ATP-binding protein — protein sequence MGSKNLTEEIINNSNVGIIVSDDSGNITFANDRICNILKINKKDVINKNYNELIKLNVENITIFGKNIQYFIINFIGEIIPVKIMYLKTENEKKITLFEEVKIKNNRLKDISLKNRLKNLFINFSIEAISIDINELKNYLENFLREIISEIGFDGAGIYNYKNLNKMKKYFFIGDKNCTFPEEYNIGTRKWLKKQMENMEIIYLKTENLNNVNNFEEKKFLEKMGIKSFVMIPIGIKKEPLGFIFLISKENMVSQFLIDFFNIIQKVVTNIFYRKSIEESLIEGSTRLMEFMSKIKEISYVDLKTFESIEGKMKEYLALCNKTLESDCSMIIKLQLKDVVLKEKFEINNYFQIIKDEKLKIKADNKLLLKIIEEDVFNKGIIMLEEENKNIFENEDIKISFWAPIYFNESFALGVLIIGFKEQEKIKFYSENYTLLESIARSIGKSFELDIKRNQLLKSKEEAEKANRAKSTFLATMSHEIRTPMNSIIGFSDLLYEDEDDLAKKELLKIIKYSSKNLLELINDILDISKIESKKLELNKENVIIRKVFNEIYLIFLDIKNKKKLNFIYEVSENVPDIILTDELRVKQIIINLLSNAFKFTEKGSVKFFADYDYSEGNLIFEVEDSGIGISKENIKKIFNPFAQEDSSTSRKYGGTGLGLSISKNLAVMLGGDIYLESKKGEGSKFQVKINAPEEKDENLLGEALINRWKKDPELEEMFYSFLSTLNEKIEDLKQNIKDRNKENIAFISHKTAGTCGNLGIENLYIIMKKINKEALKDNPNYNLIIKNMNEIENIISIIPKKYLEKKEKYKVNISENFIANGEYKILLADDSEYNQLLIKKLLAKLGLNCVSVENGLEAIEELKKSDYDILLLDRQMPIMDGEETLKELNKYDKYIKIKKIILTADAQEKVKENFFKLGCYDFISKPIEKEKFYNVIKRAIISVKKNKIINIYSKREKEKLKKFISDLEENLYIFDPDNLEFIMENMDKNLIYYNEIKPKLKKIIDTFDDEGLEELINNLKSIIKVV from the coding sequence TTGGGATCTAAGAATTTAACAGAGGAGATAATAAATAATTCGAACGTTGGAATTATAGTAAGTGATGATTCTGGGAATATTACTTTTGCTAATGATAGAATCTGTAATATTTTAAAAATTAATAAAAAAGATGTCATAAATAAAAACTATAATGAATTAATAAAATTGAATGTTGAAAATATAACTATTTTTGGAAAAAACATTCAATATTTTATAATTAATTTTATAGGAGAAATAATACCTGTAAAAATTATGTATTTAAAAACAGAAAATGAAAAAAAAATAACTTTATTTGAAGAAGTGAAAATAAAAAATAACAGATTAAAAGATATTAGTTTGAAAAATAGATTGAAAAACCTATTTATAAATTTTTCTATAGAAGCTATTAGCATTGATATAAATGAATTAAAAAATTATTTGGAAAATTTTCTCAGAGAAATTATTTCTGAAATTGGGTTTGATGGTGCAGGGATCTATAATTATAAAAATTTAAATAAAATGAAAAAATATTTTTTTATTGGAGATAAAAATTGCACTTTTCCAGAAGAATATAATATAGGTACAAGGAAATGGTTGAAAAAACAGATGGAAAATATGGAAATAATCTATCTGAAAACAGAAAATCTGAATAATGTAAATAATTTTGAAGAAAAGAAATTTTTAGAGAAAATGGGGATAAAATCTTTTGTGATGATACCTATAGGTATAAAAAAAGAACCTTTAGGTTTTATTTTTTTAATTTCAAAAGAAAATATGGTATCTCAATTTTTAATTGATTTTTTTAATATTATTCAAAAAGTAGTGACTAATATTTTTTATAGAAAATCCATTGAGGAATCTCTTATTGAAGGTAGTACAAGATTAATGGAATTTATGTCAAAAATAAAAGAAATATCTTATGTAGATCTAAAAACATTTGAGAGTATAGAAGGTAAAATGAAAGAGTATCTTGCATTATGCAATAAAACACTTGAATCCGATTGTTCTATGATTATAAAGTTACAATTAAAAGATGTTGTTTTAAAGGAGAAGTTTGAGATAAACAATTATTTTCAAATAATAAAAGATGAAAAATTAAAAATAAAAGCTGATAATAAGTTGTTATTAAAAATAATTGAAGAAGATGTTTTTAACAAAGGAATAATTATGTTAGAAGAAGAAAATAAAAATATATTTGAAAATGAGGATATAAAAATATCATTTTGGGCACCGATATATTTTAATGAATCATTTGCATTAGGAGTATTAATAATTGGATTTAAAGAACAAGAAAAAATAAAATTTTATAGCGAAAACTATACTTTGCTGGAAAGTATCGCAAGAAGTATAGGAAAATCTTTTGAATTGGATATCAAAAGAAATCAATTGTTAAAATCAAAAGAGGAGGCTGAAAAAGCAAATAGAGCAAAAAGTACATTTCTTGCTACAATGAGCCATGAAATAAGAACTCCAATGAATTCTATAATAGGATTTTCAGATTTGTTATATGAAGATGAAGATGATTTAGCTAAAAAAGAACTATTAAAAATAATAAAATATTCATCTAAAAATTTATTAGAACTTATAAATGATATTTTGGACATTTCAAAGATAGAGTCAAAAAAATTGGAGCTAAATAAAGAAAATGTAATAATAAGAAAAGTTTTTAATGAAATATATCTGATTTTTTTAGATATAAAAAATAAAAAAAAGCTAAATTTTATATATGAAGTATCAGAGAATGTGCCTGATATTATTCTTACAGATGAGCTAAGAGTAAAACAAATTATTATAAATTTATTGAGTAATGCTTTTAAATTTACAGAAAAAGGAAGTGTAAAATTTTTTGCAGATTATGATTATAGTGAAGGCAATCTAATCTTCGAAGTAGAAGACAGTGGAATAGGAATAAGTAAAGAAAATATAAAGAAAATATTTAATCCTTTTGCACAAGAAGATAGCTCAACATCAAGAAAATATGGTGGGACAGGGCTTGGATTGTCAATAAGTAAAAATTTAGCGGTAATGCTTGGTGGAGATATTTATTTAGAAAGTAAAAAAGGGGAAGGAAGTAAATTTCAAGTAAAAATAAATGCACCAGAAGAAAAAGATGAAAATTTATTAGGAGAAGCATTAATAAATAGATGGAAAAAAGACCCTGAATTAGAAGAGATGTTTTATTCATTTTTAAGCACTTTAAATGAAAAAATAGAAGATTTAAAACAAAATATAAAAGATAGAAATAAAGAAAATATAGCTTTTATAAGTCATAAAACAGCAGGTACTTGTGGAAATTTGGGAATAGAAAATCTCTATATTATAATGAAAAAGATTAATAAAGAAGCTTTAAAAGATAATCCAAATTATAATTTAATTATAAAAAATATGAATGAAATAGAAAATATAATATCTATAATTCCTAAAAAATATTTAGAAAAGAAAGAAAAATATAAGGTAAATATAAGTGAAAATTTTATTGCAAACGGAGAATATAAAATTTTACTTGCAGATGATAGTGAATATAATCAACTGTTAATAAAAAAATTACTTGCTAAATTAGGATTAAATTGTGTATCAGTTGAAAATGGATTGGAAGCAATAGAAGAATTAAAGAAAAGTGATTATGATATATTACTTTTAGATAGGCAAATGCCTATTATGGATGGAGAAGAAACGCTTAAAGAATTAAATAAATATGATAAATATATAAAAATAAAAAAAATAATATTAACAGCAGATGCACAGGAAAAAGTAAAAGAAAATTTTTTTAAATTGGGGTGTTATGATTTTATATCAAAACCAATAGAGAAAGAAAAATTTTATAATGTAATAAAACGGGCAATAATCAGTGTTAAAAAAAATAAAATTATAAATATTTATAGTAAAAGAGAAAAAGAAAAGTTAAAAAAATTTATTTCAGATTTAGAAGAAAATTTATATATATTTGATCCTGATAATTTGGAATTTATAATGGAAAATATGGATAAAAATCTTATATATTATAATGAAATAAAACCAAAGCTTAAAAAAATTATAGATACTTTTGATGATGAAGGACTTGAAGAATTAATTAATAATTTAAAATCAATAATTAAGGTGGTTTAA
- a CDS encoding DUF342 domain-containing protein, which translates to MDKIKLNKMDEGVFVIVTEKISMDELISFIAENDVENPDVEKISYAFEHIGEEVKIAEYYGEISLKSHFEITVSTNKMEAYLIVGYSQGGKIPDYSDIIDELQNMGIIKGIKEKAIKDLIEIENFNSKIKIAEGKFPIDGKNSYTKYLKGLKKNKTKRPTIDIDGKADFKNINFLETVLKGEVLAKKISATKGVDGYDIFGNVLKAKDGKDIKLKKGKNTIITEDGMQIIANVDGMPIIRDNKIEVENVLMVEEVGVETGNIDFNGSVVVRGDVKSEYIIKATGEIQVLGNVENAILQSNGEIVIKGNCFGKEDSLISAEGDIFLNFAENIEIKTKKDLIINEGLINCKVYAEGKVVAITKSGSIIGGETRGEAGIEVLNAGSKTGAQTELKILGKSKVVERIKEKLKDIDWEIKVIEKNIISLQYIKKNVPQLYGDEKEELFMKLIKNKMGLLNDKKVLEIRYNVYKEKMEREEFPKIIVRNRCYFGVKITLKERNFEVNEDIERIKFFLKDDRVEHEFV; encoded by the coding sequence ATGGATAAAATTAAATTAAATAAAATGGATGAAGGTGTATTTGTAATAGTAACTGAAAAAATAAGTATGGATGAGCTTATATCTTTTATAGCTGAAAATGATGTTGAAAATCCTGATGTTGAAAAAATAAGTTATGCTTTTGAACATATAGGAGAGGAAGTAAAAATAGCAGAATATTATGGAGAAATATCTTTGAAGTCTCATTTTGAAATAACAGTAAGTACCAATAAAATGGAAGCCTATTTAATAGTTGGATATTCGCAAGGTGGAAAAATTCCTGATTATTCTGATATAATAGATGAGTTGCAGAATATGGGAATAATAAAAGGGATAAAAGAAAAAGCAATAAAAGATTTGATAGAAATAGAAAATTTTAACAGTAAAATTAAAATAGCAGAAGGGAAATTTCCCATAGATGGTAAAAATTCTTATACAAAATATCTAAAAGGATTGAAAAAAAATAAGACTAAAAGACCTACTATTGATATTGATGGGAAAGCAGATTTTAAAAATATAAATTTTTTAGAAACAGTATTAAAAGGGGAAGTATTAGCGAAAAAAATATCTGCCACTAAAGGGGTAGATGGATATGATATATTTGGAAATGTATTAAAAGCTAAAGATGGAAAAGATATAAAATTAAAAAAAGGAAAAAATACTATAATAACAGAAGATGGTATGCAAATTATAGCTAATGTAGATGGAATGCCAATAATAAGAGATAATAAAATTGAAGTAGAAAATGTGCTTATGGTTGAAGAAGTAGGAGTAGAAACAGGAAATATAGATTTTAATGGAAGCGTAGTAGTAAGAGGAGATGTAAAATCTGAATATATAATAAAAGCGACTGGAGAAATACAGGTATTGGGAAATGTAGAAAATGCGATACTTCAATCTAATGGGGAGATTGTTATAAAAGGGAATTGTTTTGGTAAAGAGGATTCTTTAATTAGTGCAGAAGGGGATATTTTTCTTAATTTTGCAGAAAATATAGAAATAAAAACAAAAAAAGATTTAATTATTAATGAAGGATTAATAAATTGCAAAGTGTATGCTGAAGGGAAAGTTGTAGCAATTACTAAAAGCGGTTCAATAATAGGTGGAGAAACAAGAGGTGAAGCTGGTATAGAAGTTTTAAATGCTGGTTCGAAAACAGGGGCACAAACCGAATTAAAAATTTTAGGAAAATCAAAAGTGGTTGAGAGGATAAAAGAGAAATTAAAAGATATCGATTGGGAAATAAAAGTGATAGAAAAAAATATAATTAGCTTACAATATATAAAAAAAAATGTTCCTCAATTATATGGTGATGAAAAAGAAGAACTGTTTATGAAATTAATAAAAAATAAAATGGGTTTATTAAATGATAAGAAAGTTTTGGAAATAAGATATAATGTGTATAAAGAAAAAATGGAAAGAGAGGAATTTCCAAAAATAATTGTAAGAAATAGATGTTATTTTGGAGTTAAAATAACATTAAAAGAGAGAAATTTTGAAGTAAATGAAGATATTGAGAGGATAAAATTTTTCCTAAAAGATGATAGAGTAGAGCATGAGTTTGTGTAA
- the thiS gene encoding sulfur carrier protein ThiS, translating to MEIVINGEKRLLLEEISVENLIFLLKLNKNSILVELNLEIIKKYEWENTIISEGDSVEIITFMGGG from the coding sequence TTGGAAATTGTTATTAATGGCGAAAAAAGATTGTTATTAGAAGAAATATCAGTAGAAAATCTTATATTTTTATTAAAATTAAATAAAAACAGTATTTTAGTAGAATTGAATTTGGAAATAATTAAAAAGTATGAGTGGGAAAATACTATTATTAGCGAAGGGGATTCTGTTGAAATTATAACTTTTATGGGAGGAGGATAA
- a CDS encoding thiazole synthase gives MKDILKIGNKEFSNRLFTGTGKFRDKNLIKGMLEKSGSEMITIALRRVNLSNPDDNILSYIPKNITVLPNTSGARNYKEAVRIAKIAREAGCGNFIKIEIIHDSKYLMPDNEETIKATKILADDGFIVLPYIMADLISCKKLEDVGASAVMPLGSPIGSNKGLQTKSLIKIIIENSNVPVIVDAGIGAPSQAAEAMEMGADAVLVNTAIATAENPLLMGEAFSMAIKAGRMAFLAKLAKENRYAAASSPLTGFLHMNGNGKI, from the coding sequence ATGAAAGATATTTTAAAAATAGGGAATAAAGAATTTAGTAACAGATTATTTACAGGAACAGGTAAGTTTAGAGATAAAAATTTAATAAAAGGTATGTTAGAAAAAAGTGGCTCGGAAATGATTACAATAGCTTTAAGGCGAGTTAATTTATCTAATCCTGATGACAATATATTAAGTTATATTCCAAAAAATATAACAGTTTTGCCAAATACATCAGGAGCTAGGAATTATAAAGAAGCTGTTAGAATTGCAAAAATAGCAAGAGAAGCTGGATGTGGGAATTTTATAAAAATAGAGATAATACATGATAGTAAATATTTAATGCCAGATAATGAAGAAACTATAAAAGCAACTAAAATTTTAGCAGATGATGGATTTATAGTTTTACCATATATAATGGCTGACTTAATAAGCTGTAAAAAATTAGAAGATGTAGGAGCTAGCGCTGTAATGCCATTAGGTTCTCCAATTGGCTCAAATAAAGGGTTACAAACTAAAAGTTTAATAAAAATAATTATAGAAAATAGTAATGTTCCTGTAATTGTAGATGCTGGAATTGGAGCACCATCACAAGCAGCAGAAGCAATGGAGATGGGAGCAGATGCGGTACTTGTAAACACAGCAATTGCAACTGCAGAAAATCCTTTATTAATGGGAGAAGCATTTTCAATGGCGATAAAAGCTGGAAGAATGGCTTTTTTAGCAAAATTAGCTAAAGAAAATAGATATGCAGCTGCTTCTTCGCCTCTTACGGGATTTTTACATATGAATGGAAATGGGAAGATATAA